One Gimesia aquarii DNA segment encodes these proteins:
- a CDS encoding dihydrodipicolinate synthase family protein gives MYEQLVGIIPPMVTSFGANGSIDEEALRADARYLIETAKIHGLAVCGSTGEGHTLSIDETRLITAVVTETAAKRVPVITGIIANSTAEVIERGRAVRDLGVAALQVTPVHYVFRPDDDAMVRHFAEIAAATELPVIIYNVVPWTYLSPELLTRIITEVEGVIGVKQSAGDLKLLADLLIMTGSRARIMTAVDALLYPSFALGAVGSIAAILTAAPTLCVELWEAVQAGNHKKGLELHEKLLPVWNAIFADNLPANTRYCMELQGRAGGIPRPPMPATSEEQKGPIREALRNAGLI, from the coding sequence ATGTACGAACAACTTGTCGGAATTATCCCTCCGATGGTCACTTCCTTTGGTGCTAATGGTTCGATTGATGAAGAGGCATTGCGCGCAGATGCACGGTATCTGATTGAGACAGCAAAAATACATGGCTTGGCTGTTTGTGGCAGCACAGGAGAAGGGCATACGTTGTCAATCGATGAAACGCGATTGATCACGGCTGTGGTAACAGAAACAGCGGCAAAGCGCGTTCCGGTGATCACAGGAATCATTGCGAATAGTACAGCCGAAGTGATTGAACGAGGTCGCGCAGTCAGGGATTTGGGGGTTGCGGCACTGCAAGTCACTCCCGTGCATTATGTATTTCGACCAGACGACGATGCGATGGTGCGACATTTTGCAGAAATCGCTGCCGCTACCGAGCTTCCTGTCATCATTTACAACGTGGTGCCTTGGACTTACCTTTCACCAGAGTTGCTTACCAGGATCATTACTGAAGTAGAAGGAGTGATAGGAGTGAAGCAAAGCGCGGGAGATCTGAAATTATTGGCAGATCTCTTAATTATGACAGGAAGTCGGGCACGGATCATGACTGCGGTGGACGCGTTGCTTTACCCCTCTTTTGCACTGGGGGCAGTGGGATCAATTGCGGCGATTCTCACTGCGGCTCCCACATTGTGTGTTGAGTTATGGGAAGCAGTCCAGGCCGGTAATCATAAGAAAGGGCTTGAACTGCATGAAAAATTGCTGCCTGTCTGGAACGCGATTTTCGCAGACAATCTTCCCGCAAATACGCGTTATTGTATGGAACTGCAGGGAAGAGCTGGTGGAATTCCGCGTCCCCCGATGCCAGCAACTTCTGAAGAGCAAAAGGGACCGATTCGTGAAGCTTTGCGAAATGCAGGGCTCATATAA
- a CDS encoding exo-alpha-sialidase → MKRYLAILISLFISLTVVVAGEPLQKTTTLWTGPPIPQDVKQIPFVPGVTHQTIHRAQKEGYKFLHGAAIIEHKGVLYANWANSPTNENGPHETLQGRRSKDGGKSWSELEVIGPGFEGPDRHSHGVLFVHDGKLWTICSRFGVGKKARKFNGLQAEAFVLNEETDCWESQGIVMNNCWPYDEPVRMKNGSLITGGQDKDGFPVVAISHGKDLTKWDTVAIPYPPELAPSFAETTVWAEGNIVRAIIRGGGGVAWISHSDDYGRTWSKAQKSNLPMPRAKAYLGKLSTGQQYLVSNLKNRDTLVISVSKPGETTLSRMWRIRDGKSKPPRFPGAAKGKQWSYPYAFEHDKKLYVVYSIGKEDCGLSILPVESLQFDASTESS, encoded by the coding sequence ATGAAACGTTATCTGGCTATATTAATCTCGCTATTCATTTCACTGACTGTTGTCGTAGCTGGAGAGCCGTTGCAAAAAACGACTACCCTCTGGACAGGACCACCTATCCCTCAGGATGTCAAACAGATTCCTTTCGTTCCCGGTGTGACACATCAAACAATCCATCGTGCACAAAAAGAAGGATATAAATTTCTTCACGGAGCTGCCATTATTGAGCACAAAGGCGTGCTCTATGCCAATTGGGCTAATAGTCCAACTAACGAGAATGGTCCTCATGAAACATTACAAGGGAGACGCTCCAAAGATGGAGGTAAGAGTTGGTCCGAGCTGGAAGTGATTGGTCCGGGATTTGAGGGGCCTGATCGTCACAGCCATGGTGTTCTTTTTGTGCATGACGGGAAGTTATGGACGATCTGCAGTCGTTTTGGAGTGGGAAAGAAGGCAAGGAAGTTCAACGGGTTGCAGGCGGAAGCGTTCGTTTTGAATGAAGAGACAGACTGCTGGGAATCGCAGGGAATCGTTATGAACAACTGCTGGCCGTATGACGAACCCGTGCGCATGAAAAACGGCAGCCTGATTACCGGTGGTCAGGATAAAGATGGATTCCCTGTTGTCGCCATTAGCCATGGTAAGGATCTTACGAAATGGGATACAGTAGCGATTCCTTATCCACCGGAGCTTGCTCCCAGCTTTGCCGAGACGACAGTCTGGGCGGAAGGAAATATCGTGCGTGCGATCATTCGGGGGGGAGGTGGCGTGGCCTGGATTTCCCATAGTGATGATTATGGCCGGACCTGGTCGAAGGCGCAAAAGAGTAATTTACCGATGCCTCGGGCCAAGGCGTATCTTGGCAAGTTGAGTACGGGGCAACAATACCTGGTTTCAAATCTGAAGAATCGGGACACGCTTGTGATTTCTGTCAGCAAACCTGGTGAAACGACATTGAGTCGTATGTGGAGAATTCGAGATGGAAAATCCAAACCCCCTCGCTTTCCCGGAGCGGCGAAAGGAAAACAATGGTCTTATCCTTATGCCTTCGAGCATGATAAAAAACTCTACGTCGTTTATTCCATCGGTAAGGAAGACTGTGGATTATCGATTCTGCCTGTCGAATCGCTTCAATTTGATGCTTCCACTGAATCGTCATAA
- a CDS encoding PVC-type heme-binding CxxCH protein has product MVFSWFKQRKISSNGHFCANLWQLTLLSCFLLVLFDSLVNSLIAAEQKTDAGNRLVYLDQDDPYYVSKNFPKLTTPQWYGDKQVKAVCVLAIDDMRDIKKYETYLRPILERLKEIDGRAGVSIMTCRVDPEDPHLQKWINEGVSIEVHTYDHPCPLLKDRDFKKAKGTVERCVDLLSQIPNSQPVAYRMPCCDSLNTVSPRFFTEIFNRRSPEGNYLQIDTSVFHVFTANDPELPKKFVIDPDGQGKIEKYVPTDRGFVNTIFDYPYPYPISRLCWEFSCVTPSDWSAQHRQKPMNPLTVQDWTAVMDATVLKQGTFNLVFHPHGWISNEQVIKLIDHAVEKHGSAVKFLSFQDVLKRMNQHLLAGQPLRNEKGADNGVRLLDLNDDGFMDVVIGNDKVQKTRIWNPKQQTWNETSFPTQLVSKTDSKGNQATRSRFGVLNDQVVLMTLTPDEMSAWRFDNQAWGEDKRLLAGLSTEQGSLLILNQAGVDQGVRFRDFNHDGQCELIVSSPSQQAIYNWSQADSRWRRLPWSLPQGESIVDAQGRDAGMRFVDVDEDGYDDVLFSNEKRYSLHLFSALDKGLKKVFQKQREADDDMPMISRNGTNNGAWFHSRHLWVQNEDTDKLKNLVDGKSFDELLEAAGPQPKSPDAALKTIKVKPGFRVELVAAEPLLKDPVAFDWGPDGKLWVAEMADYPLGIDEKGTFGGRVRYLEDLNGDGTYEKSTLFLEGLGFPTGVMAWKKGVIVTTAPEVFYAEDTNGDGKADQREPLFTGFREGNQQHRVNGLRWGLDNWVYLANGDSGGELVSVKTKQKLKLGRRDLRIKPGTGQMDPQSGQTQFGRERDNWGNWFGSNNSNPAFHYALTDHYLRRNKNLIAPSAKVQVSVKPGAATIFPISRTQKRFNDLNKVNRITSACGLCFYRDQLLGPEFVGNSFICEPVHNLVHREVVSPRGTTFTSRRAQDEQESEFMASTDNWFRPTMARTGPDGALWVADMYRHVIEHPEWIPKAMQEKLDLRAGKEQGRIYRVVREDTPLRPIPRLDQLSDTELVQVLESPNGTQRDMAHQLLVTRNKKTVVPDLKAMVQNGRLATARLHALCVLNGLGEVSTGEVLVALKDQHPGVRRHAIRISESIVKEAPEVGTQLLSLVHDRDSQVRMQLAYTLGEWNDPQSGAALARMSLRQDTDAYFRTAVLSSVGTQLGAFVDAFFVELNGAQPPDQIFHSLVNMAVSANQQAALAQIYEAVGEKPRGKSFELWKHQAVATLLNALGRRNRTLSNYHKQSNKRLQSALENLKPLFVEARRIADSEKTAAKKRILAMQLLGRGFDEQEQDFEILAEMLSPRNARQIQSAAVRALTQFGNQKTPDILLERWKSFGPGLRSEVLSALLSREAWVESVLSRIEHKKIHPSEVDTSSSQLLLNHNNTTIRKRAMKLMASSLNSDRSKVIQQYSSISNLKGNTEAGHKLFIKRCTVCHQLNKEGKPIGPDLSALTDKSQQALLVAILDPNRAIESKYVSYLAVTMNGLTYNGLLAAESGESITLIQNDSKPVTLLRNDLEELLSTGKSLMPEGLEKDISLQEMSDVIAYLNATKQPRKIFAGNQPEVVQAEALRGEFFLVPQNAEIFGETIQFEKKYQNLGYWQSENDRALWTLNVPKSGKFDVYLEYACPQGVAGNRAFLEVNGQRITWKVPSTGSWDIYQSQKIGSIELNQGKTQLAVRSDGKIRNALFDLKTVRLRVSGN; this is encoded by the coding sequence ATGGTATTTTCGTGGTTCAAACAGCGTAAGATATCTTCGAATGGCCATTTCTGTGCTAACCTTTGGCAGTTAACTTTACTCAGTTGTTTCCTGCTGGTTTTGTTTGATAGCTTAGTTAATTCGTTAATTGCTGCCGAGCAGAAAACAGATGCGGGAAATCGACTGGTTTATCTGGACCAGGATGATCCCTATTACGTTTCGAAAAATTTCCCCAAGCTCACGACGCCTCAGTGGTATGGAGACAAGCAGGTCAAAGCCGTCTGTGTCTTAGCCATTGATGATATGCGGGATATCAAAAAGTATGAAACGTATCTGCGTCCGATTCTGGAGCGGTTGAAAGAGATTGATGGTCGCGCAGGTGTCAGTATTATGACCTGCCGTGTGGATCCTGAAGATCCGCATCTGCAAAAATGGATCAATGAAGGGGTGAGCATTGAAGTTCACACTTATGATCATCCCTGTCCTTTATTAAAGGATCGAGACTTCAAAAAAGCCAAAGGAACCGTTGAACGCTGTGTGGATTTATTGAGTCAGATTCCCAACAGCCAACCGGTTGCCTATCGCATGCCTTGCTGCGATTCCTTAAATACAGTGAGTCCTCGTTTTTTTACCGAAATTTTTAACCGACGGTCGCCCGAAGGAAACTATTTACAAATTGATACGTCCGTGTTTCATGTCTTCACGGCCAATGATCCCGAATTACCCAAAAAATTCGTCATTGATCCTGATGGGCAGGGCAAAATCGAAAAGTATGTTCCCACGGATCGCGGCTTTGTGAATACGATTTTTGATTACCCCTATCCGTATCCGATCTCACGTCTGTGTTGGGAGTTTTCCTGTGTAACTCCCAGTGACTGGTCAGCTCAGCATCGACAAAAACCAATGAACCCTCTGACCGTGCAGGATTGGACCGCTGTCATGGATGCCACGGTTTTGAAACAGGGGACGTTTAATCTCGTATTTCATCCCCATGGTTGGATCAGCAATGAGCAGGTCATAAAGCTGATTGATCATGCCGTTGAAAAACATGGCTCCGCTGTCAAATTTCTCTCGTTTCAAGATGTTCTCAAACGTATGAATCAACATCTTCTGGCGGGGCAACCTCTCAGAAATGAAAAGGGAGCCGATAACGGAGTGAGATTGCTCGATTTGAACGATGATGGATTTATGGATGTGGTCATTGGAAACGATAAAGTCCAAAAAACCAGAATTTGGAATCCGAAACAGCAAACATGGAACGAAACGAGTTTTCCGACACAGCTGGTTTCTAAGACAGATTCGAAGGGGAATCAGGCAACACGCAGTCGGTTTGGCGTGTTAAATGATCAAGTTGTTTTAATGACTCTGACACCTGATGAAATGTCAGCCTGGCGATTTGATAATCAAGCATGGGGGGAAGACAAAAGATTGCTGGCAGGATTGTCCACGGAGCAGGGAAGTCTATTGATTCTAAATCAGGCGGGCGTGGATCAAGGAGTTCGATTTCGCGATTTCAATCATGATGGCCAATGTGAGCTGATCGTTTCCAGTCCTTCACAACAAGCCATTTATAACTGGTCTCAAGCTGATTCTCGCTGGAGACGATTGCCCTGGTCACTTCCTCAAGGTGAGTCCATTGTCGATGCACAGGGGCGAGATGCAGGCATGCGTTTCGTAGACGTGGATGAGGATGGTTATGACGATGTCCTTTTTTCAAATGAGAAACGATATTCTTTGCATCTCTTTTCTGCTTTAGACAAGGGGTTGAAAAAAGTCTTTCAAAAGCAGCGCGAGGCTGACGACGACATGCCTATGATTTCGCGCAACGGGACGAATAACGGCGCCTGGTTTCATTCGCGGCATTTATGGGTTCAAAACGAAGATACCGACAAATTGAAAAATCTGGTCGATGGCAAGTCATTCGATGAATTACTGGAAGCGGCGGGTCCTCAACCGAAGTCGCCCGATGCCGCTTTAAAAACAATCAAAGTCAAACCCGGATTTCGAGTAGAGCTTGTGGCCGCAGAACCACTGTTAAAAGATCCCGTGGCCTTTGACTGGGGACCGGACGGGAAGCTCTGGGTAGCCGAGATGGCTGATTATCCATTGGGCATCGATGAAAAGGGAACCTTCGGTGGGCGTGTGCGTTATCTGGAAGATTTAAACGGCGATGGAACCTATGAGAAATCAACCCTGTTTCTGGAAGGTCTGGGCTTTCCTACAGGAGTGATGGCCTGGAAAAAAGGGGTAATCGTGACCACCGCACCGGAAGTGTTTTATGCCGAAGATACGAACGGTGACGGCAAGGCGGATCAACGGGAACCATTATTTACCGGTTTTAGAGAAGGGAATCAGCAGCATCGGGTGAATGGCTTGCGCTGGGGACTGGATAACTGGGTTTATCTGGCGAATGGAGACTCCGGCGGAGAACTTGTGTCAGTCAAAACAAAACAGAAATTAAAGCTCGGGCGGCGCGATTTGCGGATCAAACCTGGGACCGGGCAGATGGATCCTCAGTCGGGCCAAACTCAGTTTGGTCGTGAACGAGATAATTGGGGAAACTGGTTTGGCAGTAATAACAGTAATCCTGCCTTCCATTATGCGTTAACCGATCATTATCTACGTAGAAACAAAAACCTCATTGCACCTTCAGCAAAAGTGCAAGTTTCTGTTAAGCCGGGCGCGGCGACGATCTTTCCCATAAGTCGAACCCAAAAACGCTTTAACGATTTAAACAAAGTCAATCGCATCACTTCGGCCTGTGGACTCTGTTTCTATCGAGATCAATTACTGGGACCAGAATTTGTGGGCAACTCATTTATTTGTGAGCCCGTACATAATCTGGTGCACCGTGAAGTGGTCTCGCCTCGTGGGACAACGTTTACCAGTCGGCGTGCTCAGGACGAGCAGGAATCCGAATTTATGGCATCCACCGATAATTGGTTCCGCCCCACGATGGCTCGGACAGGTCCTGACGGGGCCTTATGGGTGGCTGACATGTATCGACACGTGATTGAGCATCCCGAATGGATTCCCAAAGCGATGCAGGAAAAACTCGATTTAAGAGCCGGAAAAGAGCAGGGCAGAATCTATCGTGTGGTGCGAGAGGATACGCCGTTACGCCCCATTCCTCGCTTGGATCAACTTTCGGATACAGAGCTAGTTCAGGTTCTGGAAAGCCCCAATGGAACACAACGCGACATGGCGCACCAACTGTTGGTAACACGAAATAAAAAGACGGTCGTTCCTGATTTAAAAGCGATGGTTCAAAACGGAAGATTAGCCACAGCTCGCCTGCATGCACTTTGTGTGCTGAATGGTTTGGGTGAGGTGTCGACCGGCGAGGTGTTAGTCGCTTTAAAGGACCAGCACCCCGGTGTTCGCCGTCATGCGATTCGTATTAGTGAATCCATCGTAAAGGAAGCACCTGAAGTAGGAACTCAGTTACTCTCTTTGGTTCATGATCGGGACTCTCAGGTAAGAATGCAATTAGCATACACCCTTGGAGAGTGGAATGACCCACAGTCCGGCGCGGCACTGGCGCGCATGTCATTGCGACAGGATACCGATGCATATTTCCGCACGGCAGTTTTGAGTTCGGTAGGTACACAACTGGGCGCTTTTGTCGATGCGTTCTTTGTTGAATTAAATGGCGCGCAACCACCGGACCAGATATTTCATTCATTAGTGAATATGGCTGTCTCTGCGAACCAACAGGCTGCTTTAGCTCAAATTTACGAAGCAGTAGGAGAAAAGCCGAGAGGAAAGTCATTCGAGCTATGGAAACATCAGGCTGTTGCGACTTTGCTGAATGCGCTTGGGCGTCGAAATCGGACACTTTCAAACTATCACAAGCAGTCGAACAAACGCTTGCAGTCAGCATTGGAAAATCTGAAACCTCTGTTTGTTGAAGCCAGACGAATAGCGGATTCTGAGAAGACTGCTGCTAAAAAACGAATCCTGGCTATGCAATTGTTGGGGCGTGGGTTTGATGAGCAGGAGCAAGACTTTGAGATTCTGGCAGAAATGTTGTCACCACGAAATGCACGTCAAATTCAAAGTGCAGCGGTTAGGGCACTCACTCAATTTGGAAATCAGAAAACGCCAGATATTTTACTCGAACGCTGGAAAAGTTTTGGGCCCGGTTTACGTTCAGAAGTGCTGAGTGCATTGCTGAGTCGCGAGGCGTGGGTGGAATCTGTTCTGAGCCGTATTGAACACAAAAAGATTCATCCCTCTGAGGTCGATACTTCCAGCAGTCAACTGCTACTCAATCACAACAACACTACGATTCGAAAACGAGCGATGAAGTTGATGGCCTCCTCGTTGAACTCAGATCGATCAAAGGTGATTCAGCAGTACTCTTCTATTTCTAATTTGAAAGGGAATACCGAAGCCGGACATAAACTATTTATCAAACGTTGTACCGTTTGTCATCAATTGAATAAAGAAGGAAAACCGATCGGCCCTGACCTGTCTGCTTTGACTGATAAATCGCAACAAGCATTATTGGTTGCCATACTCGATCCGAACCGGGCGATTGAGAGTAAGTACGTCAGTTATCTTGCGGTCACCATGAATGGCTTGACTTATAATGGTTTGCTCGCTGCAGAAAGTGGTGAAAGTATCACTTTGATTCAAAACGATAGCAAGCCAGTTACCTTACTTCGCAATGATCTTGAAGAACTTCTGAGTACAGGCAAATCGTTGATGCCCGAGGGGTTGGAAAAAGATATTTCCTTACAGGAGATGAGTGATGTCATAGCCTATTTGAATGCGACAAAACAACCGCGGAAAATTTTTGCTGGTAACCAACCTGAAGTGGTTCAGGCAGAAGCTTTGCGGGGTGAGTTTTTTCTTGTGCCTCAAAATGCGGAAATTTTTGGTGAGACCATCCAGTTTGAGAAGAAGTATCAAAATCTGGGGTATTGGCAAAGTGAAAATGATCGCGCCTTATGGACATTGAATGTTCCTAAATCGGGTAAATTCGATGTTTATCTGGAATATGCCTGTCCGCAGGGCGTCGCCGGCAATCGTGCTTTTTTGGAAGTCAATGGCCAACGCATCACCTGGAAAGTTCCCAGCACGGGAAGTTGGGATATCTATCAATCTCAAAAGATTGGTTCCATCGAACTGAATCAGGGGAAGACGCAACTGGCAGTTCGCAGTGATGGAAAAATTCGGAACGCGCTCTTTGATTTAAAAACAGTACGTTTACGCGTTTCTGGTAATTGA
- a CDS encoding GntR family transcriptional regulator, giving the protein MSETEVSQNQSEQIVEQLRLEIITGQIEEGTPLREVSLAERFHVSRAPIREALKQLSHEGMVESKPNCGMRVAPSLSDSMQELIIPLRQTVESFALKSIFADLNEADFEEWDSILNDMKTACEKGDYSQIAELDIKFHQSIVAKSPEQGLMTIWITLVSRLRRHFLEGFQKPGDPMRIYYEHVAIVAMFRSRKLDAAVQVLIANID; this is encoded by the coding sequence ATGAGCGAAACCGAAGTAAGCCAAAACCAGAGCGAACAGATTGTTGAACAACTGCGCCTGGAAATCATCACAGGGCAAATCGAAGAAGGAACCCCCTTACGGGAAGTCAGTCTGGCAGAGCGGTTCCATGTCAGTCGTGCTCCGATTCGAGAAGCATTAAAACAGCTCTCGCATGAAGGAATGGTGGAATCAAAACCCAACTGTGGGATGCGTGTGGCACCCTCTTTATCTGATTCCATGCAAGAGTTGATCATTCCGTTACGACAAACGGTCGAATCGTTTGCGTTGAAATCCATCTTTGCCGATCTAAACGAAGCTGATTTCGAGGAATGGGATTCGATTTTGAACGATATGAAAACCGCCTGCGAAAAGGGTGACTATTCCCAAATTGCTGAACTGGACATCAAGTTTCATCAATCCATCGTCGCCAAATCACCAGAACAAGGATTGATGACGATCTGGATTACGTTAGTTTCACGCTTAAGACGCCATTTCCTCGAAGGCTTCCAAAAACCGGGCGACCCCATGAGAATCTATTATGAACACGTGGCTATCGTTGCAATGTTTCGCTCAAGAAAACTGGACGCAGCCGTACAAGTACTGATTGCCAATATTGATTAA
- a CDS encoding bile acid:sodium symporter family protein, with amino-acid sequence MTRFWCSVSKIPFTFWVLVFAICGYLFPWLFTWNWEGWELREAISPLVQVIMFGMGVTMTFADFSRVLKMPRAVLIGIVCQYSIMPFLAWWFASMFQLETEVAAGLILIGSCPGGVSSNVIAYIARANVPLSVTMTASSTLLSPFVTPLVMKFWADQYVSIEFLPMMRSIFLMILVPVLLGLLANRYAHQIVEKIIGILPVIAMFAICVIIAITIALAKNELATVGLALLGAAVCQNATGYVLGYGVARCLKLNQRDCRTVALEVGIQNGGMATGLAIHVLKSPVIALGSAVFGPWSAISSSVLASYWKRSSSAELKSES; translated from the coding sequence ATGACGCGATTTTGGTGCAGCGTTTCAAAAATTCCCTTCACGTTCTGGGTCTTAGTGTTTGCAATCTGTGGCTATCTCTTTCCGTGGCTGTTTACCTGGAATTGGGAGGGATGGGAACTTCGAGAGGCCATTTCGCCACTCGTGCAAGTCATCATGTTTGGAATGGGTGTTACGATGACATTTGCTGACTTTAGCCGTGTTTTGAAGATGCCACGTGCGGTACTCATTGGAATTGTTTGTCAGTATTCGATCATGCCTTTTCTTGCCTGGTGGTTTGCCTCGATGTTTCAACTGGAAACGGAAGTGGCCGCTGGTTTGATTTTGATCGGTTCATGTCCGGGTGGAGTTTCTTCAAACGTCATTGCTTATATTGCGCGAGCCAATGTTCCTCTTTCCGTGACCATGACGGCCTCTTCAACGTTGCTGTCACCATTTGTGACTCCACTTGTCATGAAATTTTGGGCAGATCAATATGTCTCGATTGAGTTTCTACCCATGATGCGCTCAATCTTTTTGATGATTCTGGTTCCGGTGTTGCTCGGTTTATTGGCGAATCGTTATGCCCATCAGATTGTCGAAAAAATCATCGGAATTCTGCCCGTGATCGCCATGTTTGCTATCTGTGTGATTATTGCCATCACAATTGCCCTGGCAAAAAACGAACTGGCAACGGTAGGACTGGCACTTTTGGGTGCTGCGGTTTGCCAAAACGCGACTGGATATGTGCTTGGTTATGGAGTCGCCCGTTGTCTAAAGCTGAACCAACGTGATTGCCGCACTGTTGCTTTAGAGGTGGGAATCCAGAATGGAGGAATGGCAACGGGGTTAGCGATCCATGTTCTCAAGAGCCCGGTGATCGCCTTGGGATCAGCCGTATTTGGCCCGTGGAGCGCGATTTCCAGTTCCGTGCTTGCCTCTTATTGGAAACGTTCGAGCTCTGCAGAACTGAAAAGTGAGTCATAG
- a CDS encoding fasciclin domain-containing protein, which translates to MKHLVKQASAWAALVAVLFIATFTQAAEKKDIVDTAVGAGSFKTLAAALGAADLVNALKGEGPFTVFAPTDAAFKKLPAGTVEMLLKPENKDKLIAVLTYHVVPGKVAAKDVVKLKGAKTLNGQRVDIMTKGDKVKVDGATVETVDINCSNGIIHVIDSVILPTDKNIVVTAAEAGKFKTLIAAAKAAGLAEVLSGKGPLTVFAPTDEAFAKLPEGTVASLLKPENKQKLADILKYHVVPGRVYSEDALAAKKAKTLQGNNINIGVADGTAKVNNAKLLATDIDASNGVIHVIDSVIMPSDAKKFSATEAREKIKHAVAQGARLYNSGHHDASAKLYKKTMHEVLKGVDQMPEEIRTRMKHALSNSSQMHCPTQQAWTLRHALDHAYTRMSAL; encoded by the coding sequence ATGAAACATCTCGTAAAACAGGCATCAGCCTGGGCAGCTTTAGTTGCTGTTTTATTTATAGCCACTTTTACACAGGCTGCTGAAAAGAAAGATATCGTAGATACTGCGGTTGGCGCTGGTTCGTTCAAAACGCTTGCCGCTGCTCTTGGAGCAGCAGATCTTGTCAATGCCTTGAAAGGCGAAGGGCCGTTCACTGTTTTCGCACCGACTGATGCCGCCTTTAAAAAGTTGCCGGCAGGCACGGTAGAGATGCTGCTTAAGCCTGAAAACAAAGACAAATTGATTGCAGTCTTGACCTATCATGTCGTTCCTGGAAAGGTGGCAGCGAAAGACGTCGTGAAGTTAAAAGGAGCCAAGACACTCAACGGACAACGTGTTGACATCATGACAAAGGGGGACAAAGTAAAAGTCGATGGTGCCACAGTCGAAACCGTCGATATCAATTGTTCCAATGGGATCATTCACGTCATTGACAGTGTTATTCTTCCGACTGACAAGAATATTGTAGTCACAGCTGCTGAAGCCGGCAAATTCAAAACATTGATCGCTGCAGCCAAAGCAGCCGGTCTGGCAGAAGTCTTATCGGGCAAGGGTCCCTTGACTGTGTTTGCTCCCACTGATGAAGCCTTTGCGAAACTTCCCGAAGGTACCGTGGCTTCGCTTCTGAAACCTGAAAACAAACAGAAGCTGGCAGATATCCTAAAGTATCATGTCGTACCGGGTCGTGTTTATTCTGAAGATGCCTTGGCAGCGAAGAAAGCGAAAACTCTTCAGGGTAACAATATCAACATCGGTGTCGCAGATGGAACTGCGAAAGTGAATAACGCCAAGCTGCTGGCAACTGATATTGACGCTTCCAACGGTGTGATTCATGTGATTGACTCAGTAATCATGCCTTCTGATGCGAAAAAATTCAGTGCGACTGAAGCACGCGAGAAAATCAAGCACGCTGTGGCACAAGGCGCAAGGTTGTATAACTCAGGTCATCATGATGCTTCTGCAAAATTATACAAGAAAACAATGCATGAAGTATTGAAGGGTGTTGATCAAATGCCAGAAGAGATTCGTACCAGAATGAAACACGCTCTGAGTAACTCTTCGCAAATGCATTGTCCAACACAACAGGCTTGGACGTTGCGACACGCCTTAGATCATGCTTATACACGCATGTCTGCTCTGTAA